From a single Centropristis striata isolate RG_2023a ecotype Rhode Island chromosome 14, C.striata_1.0, whole genome shotgun sequence genomic region:
- the kifc1 gene encoding kinesin-like protein KIFC1, with protein sequence MSRLPVISNKRVLTSSSSSENIQDLGPAQKKIRKDPDHGKPYASATIIGSRRAPAVAATRAPISRPVRGTGAATVAVGPSRGVLKSSVASTTARGGNMKPTVAPTATKTGGGGTKRQPWDLKGKVSDMEGRITNYQTKIKSANQENGVLKETMLQTQARAAQMEKNLESQRSLISDYEDQLQALSGVRDRLEKVSSDKSTLEKELSNLEGKYKVLETLRDSQETELQTLKMKLSVQDSTLARLQLTLRDMEEEVRSLKETVVNQKDEIHAGEMERRRLHNTIQELKGNIRVFCRVRPLVGGGLSKHIQLPTSDVKMITLAKTEESHTGKTADTQKNYNFSFDRVFGPQAAQQEVFEEISLLVQSALDGYNVCCFAYGQTGSGKTYTMEGDEFDESRGVIPRAVKQIFRAAEKLGAQGWEFTFTASFVEIYNETLRDLLYTGKASKRPEHEIRKGTNNEMTITNLTYEKVFNEDQVLGLIALANQNRSTAQTAQNDRSSRSHSVFQLDIEGVNVGRDVKCKSTLCLVDLAGSERMLKSQSQGERFKEMTAINGSLSNLGIVITALANKESYVPFRNSKLTYLLQGCLGGNSKTLMFVNIAPESDSFGETLNSLRFASKVNDCVIGTASANRK encoded by the exons ATGTCTCGCTTGCCTGTTATTTCAAACAAGAGGGTCCttaccagcagcagcagttcagAGAACATCCAAGACTTGGGGCCTGCTCAG aAAAAGATTCGTAAGGACCCCGATCATGGCAAACCTTATGCATCAGCTACAATCATCGGTAGCAGGCGGGCTCCTGCTGTTGCAGCAACCAGGGCACCAATTT CTAGACCAGTCAGAGGTACAGGGGCTGCCACTGTGGCTGTTGGTCCTTCCAGAG GTGTTCTTAAATCATCAGTAGCTTCAACCACAGCCAGAGGAGGCAACATGAAACCAACTGTTGCACCAACTGCGACAAAAACAG GTGGGGGCGGGACCAAGCGGCAACCATGGGACCTGAAGGGTAAGGTCAGCGACATGGAGGGTCGTATCACTAACTATCAGACCAAAATCAAATCCGCCAACCAGGAGAATGGGGTCCTAAAAGAGACAATGCTCCAGACCCAAGCAAGAGCGgctcaaatggaaaaaaatcttGAGAGCCAGAGGAGCCTGATCAG TGACTATGAGGATCAGTTGCAGGCACTGTCAGGTGTCCGGGATAGGTTGGAGAAAGTCTCTAGTGATAAGAGCACTCTTGAAAAGGAGCTCTCTAACTTGGAGGGGAAATACAAGGTCCTGGAGACTCTCAGAGACAGCCAGGAGACAGAGCTACAAACTCTGAAG ATGAAGCTTTCAGTGCAGGATTCAACTCTGGCCCGTCTGCAGTTGACTCTCAGAGACATGGAGGAAGAGGTCCGCTCACTCAAAGAAACCGTGGTCAACCAAAAAGATGAGATTCATGCCGGGGAAATGGAGCGCAGACGGCTCCACAATACCATCCAAGAGCTCAAG GGCAATATCAGGGTCTTCTGCAGAGTGCGCCCACTTGTGGGCGGAGGTCTCAGCAAGCACATTCAGCTTCCAACCAGTGACGTCAAGATGATAACACTGGCCAAAACAGAGGAG tctcACACAGGCAAAACTGCTGACACTCAGAAGAACTACAACTTCAGCTTTGACCGAGTGTTTGGGCCTCAGGCTGCGCAACAGGAG GTCTTTGAAGAAATCTCACTGCTGGTGCAGTCAGCATTGGATGGCTACAACGTCTGCTGCTTTGCCTAtggacagacaggaagtggaaaGACATACACCATGGAGGGAGATGAGTTTGATGAATCCAGAGGTGTCATTCCCAGAGCTGTGAAGCAAATCTttagagcagcagagaaactgGGAGCACAAGGCTGGGAG tttacctTCACAGCAAGCTTCGTGGAAATTTACAATGAGACCCTGCGCGATCTCCTCTACACCGGGAAGGCCAGCAAGAGGCCCGAACATGAGATCCGGAAGGGTACAAACAATGAGATGACGATCACCAACCTCACCTATGAAAAAGTCTTCAACGAAGATCAG GTTCTTGGCCTCATTGCGTTGGCCAATCAGAATCGCTCCACGGCCCAGACGGCCCAGAATGACCGCTCCTCTCGCTCCCATTCAGTTTTTCAGCTAGATATTGAGGGAGTGAATGTTGGCAGGGATGTCAAATGCAAGT CCACTCTGTGCCTGGTGGACTTAGCTGGCAGTGAGCGAATGCTGAAAAGTCAGTCACAAGGCGAACGCTTCAAGGAGATGACCGCTATCAACGGCTCCCTGTCAAACCTGGGAATTGTTATCACTGCTCTGGCAAACAAG GAGAGTTATGTTCCGTTCAGGAACTCCAAGTTGACCTACCTTCTGCAGGGCTGTTTGGGGGGTAACAGCAAAAC CCTGATGTTTGTGAACATCGCCCCAGAGTCAGACAGCTTTGGGGAAACCCTCAACTCCCTGAGGTTTGCCAGCAAG GTGAATGACTGTGTGATTGGCACAGCCAGTGCCAACAGAAAGTAG